In Desulforegulaceae bacterium, the following are encoded in one genomic region:
- the nspC gene encoding carboxynorspermidine decarboxylase — MLNFDPEKLKTPAFVVDKGLLIKNLEILKKVKQETGAKILLALKSFAMFSFAPLISKYLNGTCASSPNEARLGHEEFKGEVHSYAAGFSESDILKISKYSDHLIFNSFAQKNKFIDKAKQINKDLSFGIRVNPEKSVGSVPIYDPSAPGSRLGVRIENFEENNLEGIDGLHFHCLCEQNVHPFITVLNAFEEKFGKYFDKMKWVNFGGGHHITRNDYDINLLCKTIIDFKKKYNLEIYLEPGEAVALNTGFMVSTVLDVIKGSDMKIAVLDTSAAAHMPDIMEMPYRPFAIDSDFNSIKKHSYRLAGLSCLAGDVIGEYSFDYQLKPGSKVIFTDMAHYTMVKTNTFNGIGLPDINIYDPETKSIQLIKEFGYEDFKSRLS; from the coding sequence ATGTTAAATTTTGACCCTGAAAAATTAAAAACTCCGGCCTTTGTTGTAGACAAAGGCCTTTTAATAAAAAATCTTGAAATTCTTAAAAAAGTTAAACAAGAAACAGGAGCAAAAATTCTTCTTGCCTTAAAAAGCTTTGCCATGTTTTCCTTTGCTCCTTTAATTTCAAAATATTTAAACGGAACCTGTGCAAGTTCCCCAAACGAAGCAAGGCTTGGACATGAAGAATTTAAAGGCGAGGTGCATTCCTATGCTGCTGGTTTTTCTGAATCTGATATTTTAAAAATTTCAAAATACAGTGACCATTTAATTTTTAATTCTTTTGCCCAAAAAAACAAATTTATTGATAAAGCAAAACAAATTAATAAAGACCTTTCCTTTGGAATTAGAGTAAACCCTGAAAAATCTGTGGGCTCTGTACCAATTTATGATCCTTCAGCTCCTGGCTCAAGGCTTGGAGTAAGAATTGAAAATTTTGAAGAAAATAATTTAGAAGGTATAGACGGTCTTCATTTTCATTGTCTTTGCGAACAAAATGTTCACCCTTTTATTACTGTATTAAATGCTTTTGAAGAAAAATTTGGCAAATATTTTGATAAAATGAAATGGGTAAATTTTGGGGGAGGACATCATATTACAAGAAATGATTATGATATTAATCTTCTTTGCAAGACAATAATTGATTTTAAAAAAAAATATAACCTTGAAATTTATCTTGAACCAGGCGAGGCAGTTGCCTTGAATACAGGCTTTATGGTTTCAACTGTTTTGGATGTAATTAAGGGAAGTGATATGAAAATTGCTGTTCTTGATACTTCAGCAGCTGCTCATATGCCTGATATAATGGAAATGCCCTATAGACCTTTTGCCATAGATTCTGATTTTAATAGCATAAAAAAGCACTCATATAGACTGGCAGGGCTTTCATGTCTAGCTGGAGATGTTATTGGAGAATACAGTTTTGATTATCAGCTCAAGCCGGGTTCAAAAGTGATATTTACCGACATGGCCCATTATACAATGGTAAAGACAAACACATTTAACGGAATAGGTTTGCCTGATATTAATATTTATGACCCAGAAACAAAAAGCATTCAGCTTATAAAAGAATTTGGATATGAAGACTTTAAATCAAGACTATCATAA
- a CDS encoding saccharopine dehydrogenase family protein, with product MSKVLIIGAGGVGNVVAKKCAMLPEVFSDICLASRTKSKCDEIAKKTKTPIKTAQVDADDSKQVADLIRSFKPELVINVALPYQDLPIMDACLETGTDYLDTANYEPKDEAKFCYKWQWDYHERFKEKGIMALLGSGFDPGVTNVFTAYVNKHLLDEIEILDIIDCNAGDHGHPFATNFNPEINIREVTAKGKFYKDGNWVETPPLSESKTFDFPGNIGEKKIYLMYHEELESLVKHIPSIKEARFWMTFSDNYLNHLEVLQNVGMTSIEPVKYNGVEIVPLQFLKAVLPDPGSLGKTTKGKTCIGCLIKGKKDGKNKTVYIYNICDHEECFKEVESQAISYTTGVPAMIGAKMILEKKWRGKGVFNMEQMDPDPFMEDLNKYGLPWKYDIC from the coding sequence ATGTCAAAAGTTCTTATAATCGGTGCCGGAGGCGTTGGAAACGTTGTTGCAAAAAAATGTGCAATGCTTCCCGAAGTGTTTTCTGATATTTGTCTAGCCAGCAGAACAAAGTCTAAATGCGATGAAATTGCAAAAAAAACAAAAACTCCAATCAAAACAGCCCAGGTTGACGCTGATGATTCAAAGCAGGTTGCAGATCTGATAAGATCTTTTAAGCCTGAACTTGTAATAAATGTCGCCCTGCCCTACCAGGACCTTCCCATAATGGACGCCTGCCTTGAAACAGGAACCGACTACCTTGATACAGCAAACTACGAGCCAAAGGATGAGGCAAAATTCTGCTATAAATGGCAATGGGACTATCATGAAAGATTTAAGGAAAAAGGAATAATGGCTCTTCTTGGAAGTGGATTTGATCCAGGAGTTACCAATGTTTTTACAGCTTATGTAAACAAACACCTTTTAGATGAAATTGAAATCCTTGATATAATTGACTGTAACGCTGGAGACCATGGCCATCCTTTTGCCACAAACTTCAACCCTGAAATAAATATAAGAGAAGTCACTGCTAAAGGGAAATTTTATAAAGACGGTAACTGGGTTGAAACCCCTCCTCTTTCAGAATCAAAAACTTTTGATTTTCCTGGAAACATAGGAGAGAAAAAAATATACCTGATGTATCACGAAGAGCTTGAGTCCCTTGTAAAACATATTCCGTCAATAAAAGAAGCAAGGTTTTGGATGACATTTTCAGATAATTATTTAAACCACCTTGAAGTTTTGCAAAATGTTGGAATGACTTCAATTGAGCCTGTAAAATACAATGGAGTTGAAATTGTACCATTGCAGTTTTTAAAAGCTGTTTTACCAGATCCCGGAAGCCTTGGAAAAACAACAAAAGGTAAAACCTGCATAGGCTGTCTTATAAAAGGGAAAAAAGACGGAAAAAACAAAACCGTTTATATTTACAATATCTGCGATCACGAAGAGTGTTTCAAAGAAGTTGAATCCCAGGCAATTTCATATACTACAGGGGTTCCTGCAATGATAGGAGCCAAAATGATTTTAGAAAAAAAATGGAGAGGAAAAGGAGTATTTAACATGGAACAAATGGATCCTGATCCTTTTATGGAAGATTTGAACAAATACGGGTTACCATGGAAATATGATATATGTTAA
- the speA gene encoding biosynthetic arginine decarboxylase, whose product MNTLERWTTEKSADLFGIDNWGAKYFGINAKGEVVITPLEDKSVAVSIPEVIQGIIQRGFDMPVLLRIQNILDAQLKYLHKSFKKAIDELGYKGCYRGVYPIKVNQQKQVLKEITNFGIENHHGLEAGSKAELIAALAYMKSKEACLICNGYKDEEFIDLALYARQMGFKCFIVIEMPGELDIIIKRSKELGIKPLLGVRIKLSSKAGGHWTESGGDRSIFGLNISQVVQTIDVLKEENMLDTIQLLHYHLGSQIPNIRDIRNSVMEACRIYTGLVDEGANMKYFDLGGGLAVDYDGSHTNFSNSRNYTIEEYCADIIESVMNVMDEKGVEHPIIITESGRATVAYYSVLLFNILDTTTFDPQPFLDELDQNKPEVIDNLIEVLHSISLKNIQECFNDAIYYRDELRIKFKHGDINLRERAIGETIFWHIISTIVKNSKKLKHIPKELQDLDSALADIYYGNFSVFQSIPDSWAIDHLFPIMPLQRLDEEPKRYATVADITCDCDGKIDKFIDIHGIKRSILLHELDFSKPYYLGVFLVGAYQETLGDLHNLFGDTNVVSIRVNEDGSYDFTKEIEGDTVQSVLATVGYNSKSLLGRFRESAEESVKLGQISVKERFNIVKAYERGLRGYTYYEY is encoded by the coding sequence TTGAATACACTTGAAAGATGGACAACAGAAAAGTCTGCTGATCTTTTCGGTATAGACAATTGGGGTGCAAAATACTTTGGAATAAACGCAAAGGGTGAGGTTGTAATAACTCCTCTTGAAGATAAAAGCGTTGCAGTCAGTATTCCCGAAGTTATTCAGGGAATAATCCAAAGAGGTTTTGATATGCCTGTGCTTTTAAGAATTCAAAACATTCTTGATGCCCAGCTCAAATATCTTCACAAAAGTTTTAAAAAAGCAATTGACGAGCTTGGATACAAAGGCTGTTATAGAGGGGTTTATCCAATAAAAGTAAACCAGCAAAAACAGGTTTTAAAAGAAATTACAAACTTTGGAATTGAAAATCACCACGGCCTTGAAGCTGGATCAAAAGCTGAGCTTATAGCAGCTCTTGCATATATGAAGTCAAAGGAAGCTTGTCTTATCTGCAATGGTTATAAAGATGAAGAATTTATTGATCTTGCCCTTTACGCCAGACAAATGGGATTTAAATGCTTTATTGTAATTGAAATGCCCGGCGAACTTGACATTATAATAAAACGCTCCAAAGAACTTGGAATAAAGCCTCTTTTAGGGGTAAGAATAAAACTTTCTTCAAAAGCCGGAGGACATTGGACAGAATCAGGAGGGGACAGAAGCATATTTGGACTGAATATAAGCCAGGTGGTCCAGACAATAGATGTTTTAAAAGAAGAAAACATGCTTGATACAATTCAGCTTCTTCACTATCATCTTGGATCCCAAATCCCCAATATCAGGGATATAAGAAATTCTGTAATGGAAGCCTGCAGAATTTATACAGGCCTGGTTGATGAAGGTGCAAATATGAAATATTTTGACCTGGGTGGAGGTCTTGCAGTTGACTATGACGGCTCCCATACAAACTTTTCAAACAGCAGAAACTATACCATTGAGGAATATTGTGCCGATATAATTGAAAGTGTGATGAATGTAATGGATGAAAAAGGAGTTGAGCATCCAATAATTATAACAGAATCAGGAAGGGCAACTGTTGCCTACTACTCTGTTCTTTTATTTAACATTCTTGACACCACAACTTTTGACCCTCAACCTTTTCTTGATGAACTTGATCAAAACAAACCTGAAGTTATTGACAACCTTATTGAGGTTTTGCATTCAATTTCACTTAAAAATATCCAGGAGTGCTTTAACGACGCAATTTATTATAGAGACGAACTAAGAATAAAATTCAAGCACGGAGATATTAATCTAAGGGAAAGAGCCATTGGAGAAACAATTTTTTGGCATATAATTTCAACTATTGTCAAAAATTCAAAAAAACTTAAGCATATTCCAAAAGAACTTCAAGATCTTGATTCTGCTCTGGCTGATATTTATTATGGAAATTTCTCAGTCTTTCAATCAATTCCAGATTCATGGGCAATAGATCATCTTTTCCCCATAATGCCCCTTCAAAGACTTGATGAAGAACCCAAAAGATATGCCACAGTTGCAGACATAACCTGTGATTGTGACGGTAAAATTGATAAATTTATTGATATCCATGGAATAAAAAGATCCATTCTTCTCCATGAACTGGACTTTTCAAAACCTTATTATCTTGGAGTTTTCCTTGTGGGCGCCTATCAGGAAACCCTTGGGGATCTTCACAATCTTTTTGGAGATACCAATGTTGTAAGCATAAGAGTAAACGAGGATGGAAGCTATGATTTCACCAAAGAAATCGAAGGGGATACAGTCCAAAGCGTTCTAGCCACAGTTGGATATAACTCAAAAAGTCTTTTGGGAAGATTTAGAGAAAGTGCTGAAGAGTCAGTTAAACTTGGACAAATCAGCGTCAAGGAAAGATTTAATATTGTAAAAGCCTATGAAAGAGGTTTAAGAGGCTATACATATTATGAATATTAA
- a CDS encoding metal ABC transporter permease translates to MNFLVEVFSDPTLVFLKYSLLAGIFSSFAFGITGSYIVVKRISYMAGAISHSVLGGIGFALFISAKFNIPWITPYSGAVAASIFSAVLIWFAEKYSKERLDSLLGAVWATGMAGGIIFIALTPGYIDPMSYLFGNILMVTKTDLIVIALFSSLICFTAFLFQNKLIAASFDEEFLKIRGVRTDIYNLMLLIMTALTIVLMIRIVGIIMIIAMLTLPPASASRLSKNFFSMSILSIVLSAFFVISGIGISFKYDLPGGPAIILTAGVFYFSILFLTSKNFIIQYLGNLFKNKD, encoded by the coding sequence ATGAATTTTCTGGTAGAAGTTTTTAGTGACCCAACCCTTGTTTTTTTAAAATATTCACTTCTTGCAGGAATTTTTTCATCTTTTGCCTTTGGAATAACAGGAAGCTATATTGTGGTAAAAAGAATAAGCTATATGGCAGGTGCAATTTCACATTCAGTACTTGGAGGGATAGGATTTGCCCTTTTTATTTCAGCAAAATTCAATATCCCCTGGATTACCCCCTATTCAGGAGCTGTTGCAGCTTCAATTTTTTCAGCAGTGTTAATCTGGTTTGCTGAAAAGTATTCAAAGGAAAGGCTTGATTCTCTTCTTGGTGCGGTATGGGCAACAGGAATGGCTGGAGGGATTATATTTATTGCTCTTACTCCAGGATATATTGATCCTATGTCCTATCTTTTCGGGAATATATTAATGGTAACAAAAACTGATTTAATTGTAATTGCTCTATTTTCATCTTTAATTTGTTTTACAGCATTTTTATTTCAAAACAAACTTATAGCAGCATCTTTTGATGAAGAATTTCTAAAAATAAGGGGTGTGAGAACAGATATTTACAATCTCATGCTTTTAATAATGACTGCCCTTACAATTGTTCTCATGATAAGAATAGTGGGAATTATAATGATAATAGCAATGCTTACCCTTCCCCCTGCTTCAGCATCAAGACTTTCAAAAAACTTCTTTTCAATGAGTATTTTAAGTATTGTTTTATCAGCATTTTTTGTAATTTCAGGAATAGGGATAAGTTTTAAATACGACCTTCCAGGAGGGCCTGCAATAATTCTTACTGCCGGAGTTTTTTATTTTTCTATTTTATTTTTAACCTCAAAAAACTTTATTATTCAATATTTAGGAAATTTATTTAAAAATAAAGATTAA
- a CDS encoding metal ABC transporter ATP-binding protein, which produces MKKDQIIKFKDVSYSYLPNSTPILENINFEIFKKEIVCIVGPNGGGKTTLLKLISGILKPDKGKIEIFGSSPGENGEKIGYMPQSVHYDNSFPISVKNVVLMGILGKKNLTSIFGWYSKNDKIKCKKALAKVKMENLIEKPFYALSGGQKQRVLIARALISDPEILVLDEPTANVDYETEDNFISLLKDLNEKKNKTIVMVSHDMGFVSEIVTSVFCINKTLVIHPTNKLSGKTIQETYNSSSIQLIRHDHRCSDKGHIR; this is translated from the coding sequence ATGAAGAAAGATCAAATAATTAAATTTAAGGATGTAAGTTATTCCTATTTACCCAACTCAACTCCAATACTTGAAAACATTAATTTTGAAATTTTTAAAAAAGAAATTGTATGTATTGTAGGACCTAATGGAGGGGGAAAAACCACTTTACTTAAACTTATTTCAGGCATTTTAAAACCTGATAAAGGAAAAATAGAAATTTTTGGTTCATCTCCCGGAGAAAACGGAGAAAAAATTGGCTATATGCCCCAAAGCGTTCATTATGACAATTCTTTTCCAATTTCAGTTAAAAATGTTGTTTTAATGGGGATTTTGGGCAAAAAAAACCTTACCTCAATCTTTGGCTGGTATTCAAAAAACGATAAAATAAAATGCAAAAAAGCCCTTGCCAAGGTAAAAATGGAAAATTTAATAGAAAAACCTTTTTATGCTCTTTCAGGTGGACAAAAACAAAGAGTTCTCATTGCAAGAGCTCTTATTTCAGACCCTGAAATTCTTGTCCTTGATGAGCCAACTGCAAATGTAGACTATGAAACAGAAGATAATTTTATTTCCCTTTTAAAAGATTTAAATGAAAAAAAGAATAAAACAATAGTAATGGTTTCCCATGATATGGGCTTTGTGTCTGAAATTGTAACCTCAGTATTTTGCATAAACAAAACCCTTGTTATTCATCCTACAAACAAACTTTCCGGCAAGACAATTCAAGAAACATACAATTCTTCCTCAATTCAGCTCATAAGACATGACCATAGATGTTCAGACAAAGGACATATAAGATGA
- a CDS encoding adenylate/guanylate cyclase domain-containing protein produces the protein MSRKINFQKSIPALAGIVVIISSVLVFHFYASTTNSIFKTLDFEITNLMFRIRGELPPSKQIAIIDLDEKSLKEIGQWPWSRNILAGLIEKIDSKEAKVIGLDIFFPEKDRTSPATILEKFEIKDLNKNNLPDYDQILGAQIAQSNLVMGYMFDFKKTNRNNGFPFSSASIKIDLENVKFSELNINQAKNLILNIPELSTSVTEGFINVFPESSGAVKKVPLFIMYNNLPYPSLALELYRLSKDSDSFVIKPSNQKSGSKHAILGLYSGNDFIKTDIDAQMFINFKGKPFSYNYFSASDILNDKPNINLKNKIVLIGTSAAGLLDLKATPFSGTCPGVEIHANIIDNLLNKDFMNFDKFTETAVSYMILVPLGIFTTILLLFSGPISAAIITIINICGIFLLNYFFLFKNNLIAGFSFPVSSLGTLSMAVIISNYFFREKEKKFIQTAFSHYVSPEIVNQLIKHPDKLSLSGETKTISIMFGDIRSFTTISEKLAPHELGQLLNLYFSKISEIIQSNKGVVDKFIGDAVMAFWGAPLENENHGMDSVVSAMKILKGVEILNKEWEKKNFPFIKLGIGINSGEARIGNFGSNDRFDYTAIGDNVNLASRVEGLTKFYSANILITENTNNLVKDEILTRKTDWVKVKGKTKPVEIYEPISILPFDPETEDKVKTFNLALKNYHNGNFTKAEEIIKKLKHKDSFFIYELYLERIEKLKNTPLNTWDGVFEFQTK, from the coding sequence ATGAGCCGTAAAATCAATTTTCAAAAATCAATCCCTGCTTTAGCAGGGATTGTTGTTATAATTTCATCTGTTCTAGTGTTTCATTTTTACGCCTCAACAACAAATTCCATATTTAAAACCCTTGATTTTGAAATAACCAACCTAATGTTCAGAATAAGAGGAGAGCTTCCCCCATCTAAACAAATTGCAATTATTGATTTAGATGAAAAAAGCTTAAAAGAAATCGGCCAATGGCCCTGGTCAAGAAATATCCTAGCCGGTCTTATAGAAAAAATAGATTCAAAAGAAGCCAAGGTTATAGGCCTTGATATTTTTTTTCCTGAAAAAGACAGAACCTCACCTGCAACTATTCTTGAAAAGTTTGAGATAAAAGATTTAAACAAAAACAATCTCCCAGACTATGACCAAATTCTTGGAGCCCAGATTGCCCAGTCAAATCTTGTAATGGGTTATATGTTTGATTTTAAAAAAACCAATAGAAACAACGGTTTCCCTTTTTCATCAGCATCAATAAAAATTGATTTAGAAAATGTAAAATTCAGTGAGCTCAATATAAATCAGGCAAAAAATCTTATATTAAACATCCCTGAATTATCAACTTCTGTAACAGAAGGATTTATAAATGTTTTTCCTGAATCATCAGGGGCAGTAAAAAAAGTGCCTCTTTTTATAATGTACAACAACCTGCCCTACCCTTCTCTAGCACTTGAACTTTACAGGCTTTCCAAAGATTCTGACTCATTTGTTATCAAGCCCTCAAACCAAAAATCAGGATCAAAACACGCAATTCTTGGATTATATTCAGGCAATGACTTTATAAAAACAGATATTGATGCCCAAATGTTTATAAATTTCAAAGGAAAACCCTTTTCTTATAATTATTTTTCAGCTTCAGATATTTTAAATGACAAACCCAATATAAATCTTAAAAATAAAATTGTACTTATAGGAACTTCTGCAGCAGGACTTCTTGATCTTAAAGCAACTCCTTTTTCAGGAACATGCCCAGGAGTTGAAATCCATGCAAATATAATTGACAATCTTTTAAACAAAGATTTTATGAATTTTGATAAATTTACTGAAACTGCTGTTTCCTATATGATTTTGGTACCCTTGGGAATTTTTACAACAATTCTTCTTCTTTTTTCAGGGCCTATTTCAGCAGCAATTATTACAATTATAAATATCTGTGGAATTTTTCTTCTAAATTATTTTTTCCTCTTTAAAAACAATTTAATAGCAGGATTTTCTTTTCCTGTTTCTTCCCTTGGAACCCTTTCCATGGCAGTTATAATTTCCAATTATTTTTTCAGGGAAAAGGAAAAAAAATTCATTCAAACTGCATTTTCACATTATGTTTCTCCAGAAATTGTAAATCAACTTATAAAACATCCTGACAAACTTTCCCTTTCAGGAGAAACTAAAACAATTTCTATTATGTTTGGAGATATAAGAAGTTTTACTACAATATCTGAAAAGCTTGCCCCCCATGAATTGGGTCAGCTTTTAAATCTGTATTTTTCAAAAATAAGCGAAATAATACAAAGCAACAAAGGAGTGGTGGACAAATTTATTGGAGATGCTGTAATGGCTTTTTGGGGAGCTCCCCTTGAAAATGAAAACCATGGAATGGACAGTGTTGTTTCAGCAATGAAAATACTTAAAGGAGTTGAAATACTTAACAAGGAATGGGAAAAGAAAAACTTTCCATTTATAAAACTTGGAATAGGAATAAATTCTGGTGAAGCAAGAATAGGTAATTTTGGAAGTAATGACAGGTTTGACTATACTGCAATTGGTGACAATGTAAATCTTGCCTCAAGGGTTGAAGGTCTTACAAAATTTTATTCAGCAAATATTCTTATTACTGAAAATACAAACAATCTTGTTAAAGATGAAATTCTTACAAGAAAAACAGATTGGGTTAAGGTTAAGGGAAAAACCAAACCAGTTGAAATTTATGAACCAATTTCTATTTTACCCTTTGACCCTGAAACTGAAGATAAGGTAAAAACTTTTAATTTGGCTTTAAAAAATTACCATAATGGCAATTTTACTAAAGCAGAAGAAATTATAAAAAAATTAAAACACAAAGACAGTTTTTTTATTTATGAACTATATCTTGAAAGAATAGAAAAACTAAAAAATACTCCCTTAAACACCTGGGATGGAGTATTTGAGTTTCAAACAAAATAG
- a CDS encoding FecR domain-containing protein, which translates to MRKSIVFIKSLILFILIMPLFSNVYASVGKIAALRGKAVSFNNQASNQLTINSEIFLNDRVETEKNSRLQILFKDETIASMGPESIMIVKNFKWENDEQRFEAEAKEGLFHIMGGKIVNTAPKNFKIKTPVASIGIRGSIFAFKVEKNNLNIVFLGGKGIDITTSFGSTALVKPGFGTNISGDTKQIETPRKFTEKEIAEFKYTAEASEITAPLSKQSLDIYQPIETKTPQLAIDDRNLVSQPNQIGFTEIASDKNQKNTADKFIEEQPGEIKKLNGFVAGIIESQMDNEVYFEEVAEELSIDFDEKNNTISGNIDNPSITDTKFNFEGKNEYLTWGNWKASYNHEGYGEETHTPNPAKGFFIAGQPTENIETVMGELKNKGTTLNYEGTTNTILIKNFNEKKDLRNGRFSMDVYPDTLEIKAEIKPTNDLTFKYEGQIKESRINASEILDTSSNNSFHGNLNGSFFGPNAEAVGGNFNAEHSTGRYIGTFQGKR; encoded by the coding sequence ATGAGAAAATCAATTGTTTTTATAAAAAGTCTAATTTTATTTATTCTGATAATGCCTCTTTTTTCCAATGTTTATGCCTCTGTTGGGAAAATTGCAGCTTTAAGAGGGAAAGCTGTTTCTTTTAACAATCAAGCTTCAAACCAGCTCACAATAAATAGTGAAATTTTTTTAAATGATAGGGTTGAAACAGAAAAAAACTCAAGGCTTCAAATACTTTTTAAGGATGAAACAATTGCAAGTATGGGACCTGAAAGTATTATGATTGTAAAAAACTTTAAATGGGAAAATGATGAGCAAAGATTTGAAGCAGAAGCAAAAGAAGGTCTTTTCCATATAATGGGTGGTAAAATTGTAAATACAGCTCCTAAAAATTTTAAAATCAAAACCCCTGTTGCAAGCATTGGAATCAGAGGGTCAATCTTTGCTTTCAAAGTTGAGAAAAACAATTTAAATATTGTTTTTCTTGGTGGAAAAGGAATTGACATCACAACTTCCTTTGGAAGTACAGCTCTTGTAAAACCTGGTTTTGGAACAAATATTTCAGGTGATACAAAACAAATTGAAACTCCAAGAAAATTTACAGAAAAAGAAATAGCTGAGTTTAAATACACTGCTGAGGCTTCAGAAATTACTGCTCCCTTAAGCAAACAAAGCCTTGATATTTATCAACCAATAGAAACTAAAACCCCCCAATTAGCTATAGACGACAGAAATTTAGTTTCCCAGCCAAATCAAATTGGCTTTACAGAAATTGCTTCGGATAAAAATCAAAAAAATACAGCTGATAAATTTATTGAAGAACAACCAGGCGAAATAAAAAAATTAAATGGATTTGTTGCTGGTATAATTGAAAGTCAAATGGACAATGAAGTTTATTTCGAAGAAGTTGCAGAAGAATTATCAATTGATTTTGATGAAAAAAACAATACAATTTCTGGAAACATAGATAATCCTTCAATAACAGACACAAAGTTTAATTTTGAGGGTAAAAATGAATATCTCACCTGGGGTAATTGGAAAGCTTCGTATAATCATGAAGGTTACGGAGAAGAAACCCACACGCCCAATCCTGCTAAAGGTTTTTTCATAGCTGGCCAGCCTACAGAAAATATTGAAACTGTAATGGGTGAGCTTAAAAACAAGGGTACAACTCTTAATTATGAAGGCACTACAAATACAATTTTAATTAAAAACTTCAATGAAAAAAAAGATTTGCGAAACGGAAGGTTTTCAATGGATGTTTATCCAGACACTCTTGAGATCAAGGCTGAAATAAAACCTACAAATGACTTGACTTTTAAGTATGAAGGACAAATTAAAGAATCAAGAATAAATGCAAGCGAAATCCTTGACACCTCTTCTAACAATTCTTTCCATGGGAACCTAAACGGCAGTTTCTTTGGTCCCAATGCAGAAGCAGTGGGAGGTAATTTTAATGCTGAACACAGTACGGGCAGATACATCGGTACTTTCCAAGGAAAAAGATAA
- a CDS encoding DUF2860 family protein — protein sequence MRTDFFYQKNIYDTEDEQDFNYINLGFTPNFRISSDLSLDISFIAQHISIDNDSYLNTAGTRLTLKKTISDSSRLNFGISHTKNFYEDDYDSKDGSNSGLGVSWTKGIQNFLITPFLGYSKENADSDIYSFKRYSGGMGLFWLPFSKLSFSGFYRFQKSDYEDEEPLFLKRREDKVHFLSGDAKWMVYQNQEKTISTYLGISHLFINNNSNADIYDYKKNKTTAYVKLSF from the coding sequence ATGAGAACAGATTTTTTCTATCAAAAAAACATTTATGATACGGAAGATGAACAAGATTTTAATTATATAAATCTTGGATTTACACCCAACTTTAGAATTTCTTCAGATCTATCCCTTGATATATCTTTTATTGCCCAGCATATAAGCATTGACAACGATTCTTATTTAAATACAGCAGGAACAAGACTTACTCTTAAAAAAACAATCTCAGACTCAAGCCGATTGAATTTTGGAATTTCACATACAAAAAATTTCTATGAAGATGACTATGACTCAAAAGATGGCTCAAATTCAGGGCTTGGAGTTTCATGGACAAAAGGAATTCAAAACTTTCTTATCACTCCTTTTCTTGGTTATTCCAAAGAAAACGCAGACTCTGATATTTACTCATTTAAAAGATATTCTGGAGGAATGGGTTTATTCTGGCTTCCTTTTTCCAAATTATCTTTTTCCGGATTTTATAGATTCCAAAAGTCTGATTATGAGGACGAAGAGCCTTTATTCCTTAAAAGAAGAGAAGACAAAGTCCATTTTTTATCAGGAGATGCAAAATGGATGGTTTATCAAAATCAGGAAAAAACAATATCCACCTATCTTGGAATTTCACACCTTTTCATAAACAATAATTCAAACGCTGACATTTATGATTATAAGAAAAACAAAACCACAGCTTATGTAAAACTAAGCTTTTAA